From Apis cerana isolate GH-2021 linkage group LG10, AcerK_1.0, whole genome shotgun sequence, one genomic window encodes:
- the LOC108002242 gene encoding uncharacterized protein LOC108002242, producing MNLYAEIQKVTQIPQTDENIVFIRRKDSYEQNLKLKKIKVPQNVNLYDFNDTNDSSGEIYNTSPSKYLLHENEIASSIKEANYGINYSNEYLQDHWKIRQMEASLNIKSNNHDCKNSTTEIHNQITILKTDNKNDIDNKDIEDKENILKECGLHKNAVIRSLLKSHIISLNDLQIPNNCKNIKIKNTNLQNQNIFSSNNLLQKDTMKLIQCPEDPEVFVQSLQVHGHIDENKYNDIDFCVPHIGKKQVVTSRQFFINMDDSDFDFIKKNMADKK from the exons atgaatctaTATGctgaaattcaaaaagtaaCACAAATACCTCAAAcagatgaaaatattgtattcatACGTCGGAAAGATTCTTATGaacaaaatctaaaattaaaaaagatcaaagttccacaaaatgtaaat ttatatgattttaatgataCTAATGATAGCAGTGGTGAAATATATAACACTTCGCCTTCTAAGTATTTATtacatgaaaatgaaattgcatCCAGTATTaaagaa gcTAATTATGGTATTAACTATTCAAATGAGTATCTTCAAGATCATTGGAAAATTAGACAAATGGAAGctagtttaaatattaaatctaacaATCATGACTGTAAAAATTCAACTACAGAAATTCATAATcaaattactatattaaaaactgataataaaaatgatattgataataaagatattgaggataaagaaaatattttaaaagaatgtgGACTTCACAAAAATGCGGTAATTAGAAGTCTTTTAAAAAgccatataatatcattaaatgatttacaaataccaaacaattgtaaaaatataaaaattaaaaataccaaTCTGCAG aatcaaaatattttttcatcgaataatttattacaaaaagatactatgaaattaattcaatgtcCAGAAGATCCAGAAGTATTTGTTCAATCTTTACAAGTTCATGGTCATATAgatgagaataaatataatgatatcgaTTTTTGTGTACCACACATAGGTAAAAAACAAGTTGTTACATCacgacaattttttattaatatggatGACtctgattttgattttataaaaaaaaatatggcagataaaaaataa
- the LOC108002241 gene encoding leucine-rich repeat protein 1 yields MKLHCNIEINNRLSTTNVVRRKSQRSILAIGRQTVKNTEIYIFWQTLQNKQGTKYKIDNNIDKIFTKFIDEGKATIRFIDPPHDLIIQSDTIQLKSFIHTLKLGITKKINPSILTISNLNPKCMTFVPKIKVTINKSSEYPTLEGFPRTTEELYLIGLNRKSFDRQILKLQSLRILNLSNNQISSLPKELGTLQHLQELILSQNRLDRALKWLWLDQVAIRSNLKLLDISNNLLQKLPHEIGKLDSLVNLKASQNMLSYLPQNLGKLHNLKYLDISKNNLHCIPGSMRNLHLISLDVSSNLFLPTDSYSICTINVPSLTEYAAKSFLKTRCWYDASIIPFTLVKYLDEAKYCVCGNPCFNYYIRKFMKFSLNTIANIIKSSDSTVLPFDCYFCSKKCIRYAKQQY; encoded by the exons atgaaactTCATTGTaacatagaaataaataatagattatctACAACAAATGTAGTAAGAAGAAAATCACAACGTTCCATTCTAGCAATTGGAAGGCAAACAGTAAAAAATAcagagatttatatattttggcaaacattacaaaataaaCAGGGTACTAAATATAag attgataataatattgataaaatatttacaaaatttattgatgaaGGAAAAGCTACAATTCGCTTTATTGACCCACCTCATGATTTGATTATTCAATCTGATACAATTCAGTTAAAAAGTTTCATTCATACTTTAAAACTTggaataactaaaaaaattaatccttcAATTCTtactatttcaaatttgaatccAAAATGTATGACTTTTGttccaaaaattaaagtaacaaTTAACAAATCTTCTGAATATCCAACTTTAGAAGGTTTTCCAAGAACAActgaagaattatatttaataggattaaatagaaaatcatttgacagacaaattttaaaacttcagagtttaagaattttaaatttatcaaataatcagATTTCATCTTTGCCAAAAGAATTAGGAACATTACAACACCTACAAGAACTTATTTTATCACAAAATCGACTAGATCGAGCTTTAAAATGGTTGTGGTTAGATCAAGTTGCTATTAGatctaatctaaaattattagatataagtaataatttattacaaaaattaccaCATGAAATTGGAAAACTTGATAgtcttgtaaatttaaaagccAGTCAAAATATGTTATCATATTTACCTCaaaatcttggaaaattgcataatttaaaatatttggatatatcgaaaaataatttacattgcaTACCTGGAAGTATGAGAAATTTACATCTCATTTCATTAGATGTATCAAGCAATTTATTTCTACCTACAGATTCATATTCTATATGTACAATAAATGTACCAAGTTTAACCGAATATGCAGCCAAGTCATTTCTGAAAACAAG ATGTTGGTATGATGCAAGCATAATTCCATTTACACTGGTAAAATATTTGGATGAAGCAAAATATTGTGTCTGTGGTAATccatgttttaattattacataagaaaatttatgaaatttagtttaaatacaatagcaaatattataaaatcatcagATAGTACTGTATTACCATttgattgttatttttgttcaaaaaaatgtatacgTTATGCAAaacaacaatattaa